In one Phyllostomus discolor isolate MPI-MPIP mPhyDis1 chromosome 8, mPhyDis1.pri.v3, whole genome shotgun sequence genomic region, the following are encoded:
- the USHBP1 gene encoding Usher syndrome type-1C protein-binding protein 1 isoform X2, whose product MSGRATRPRSRRGRHASPGELDPVAESSEEAEAASGSSELGPVPSQESCKPELLGPEAEESGHNLGSRTDKEADEDSSRGLAPALEGPHEPAGEAHQAPAAASQEQETVPSGPAAPDVFQTLQHVLSSLEAAAAAWRCQPLSCPGPMEVEGRIEGEPRLFLEQEGAGGFQREAAHLAERNAWLRLALGSRENELTHLQASLEAVQAEKETLQREVQELQDSLLRLEPFPLPSHSQVGGPGSASRRSEAAGEPWATQDPFSLAHPLLRRLQSDSSAQILGALPSQPLAPEMHVVEAQMEQLRGSIEKLKCFNRLLSAVLQGYKGQCEGLSMQLDRWEAEATALRLALQYSERCEEVFEVLLALREADSGAEVPKSDLEAAEKEAQRLLAQEEAATDGGTHPKGSSVDKPTPQEVAAQLQGCVQRLQECRALVKIPPKPSSTLAPMPTVPHAEALVQAIVGTQPSPALPWLEKMQIQQDLETTRETLEDLMLRLQLVRREKRGLELQEAALRAQGPVHVLLLEQLQWERAQLQTCGANSSGGDSSGGSSGDEEAWSQGSALPGGSRGTDGGQVGKVQDPEELAQELSASLTRALGLWQQLQFLREELEQVAQKGRARRAQSAKLNSDLCKAHRALVLAFRGAQRKQEEQRRKLEQQAALMQARQTEELAVLEASIRVLGRPRPPHPHPRPGETFL is encoded by the exons ATGAGTGGGCGGGCCACACGGCCTCGGAGCCGGCGAGGGAGGCACGCTTCGCCT GGCGAGCTGGACCCTGTGGCAGAGAGCTCAGAGGAGGCTGAGGCGGCCAGCGGAAGCTCTGAGCTGGGCCCTGTGCCATCCCAGGAAAGCTGCAAGCCTGAGCTGCTGGGTCCTGAGGCAGAAGAGAGTGGGCACAACCTGGGTAGCAG AACTGACAAAGAGGCTGATGAGGACTCTAGCAGGGGACTGGCCCCAGCCCTCGAGGGGCCCCATGAACCTGCAGGAGAAGCCCACCAGgctccagcagcagcctcacaGGAACAGGAGACTGTCCCCTCTGGACCTGCGGCTCCCGATGTGTTTCAGACTCTCCAGCACGTTCTGAGCTCACTGGAGGCTGCGGCTGCTGCCTGGCGCTGCCAGCCCCTGAGCTGTCCAGGGCCAATGGAGGTGGAGGGCAGAATCGAGGGGGAACCAAGGCTCTTCCTGgagcaggagggggcggggggcttccAGCGGGAGGCAGCCCACCTGGCAGAGAGGAACGCCTGGCTGCGTTTGGCCCTGGGCAGCCGTGAGAATGAGCTAACCCACTTGCAGGCCTCTCTGGAGGCCGTCCAGGCAGAGAAGGAGACACTGCAGAGAGAG GTCCAGGAGCTTCAGGATTCCCTGCTGAGGCTGGAGCCCTTTCCGCTTCCCTCTCACAGCCAAGTTGGTGGCCCAGGCAGTGCTTCAAGGCGCTCTGAAGCTGCCGGGGAGCCCTGGGCCACTCAG gatcccttctccctggctcaccCTCTGCTCCGACGCCTCCAGAGTGATTCCAGTGCCCAGATCCTTGGGgctctccccagccagccccttGCCCCTGAGATGCACGTGGTGGAAGCTCAGATGGAGCAGCTCCGGGG GAGCATTGAGAAGCTCAAATGCTTTAACCGTCTGCTGTCGGCTGTGCTCCAGGGGTACAAGGGCCAGTGTGAGGGCCTCAGCATGCAGCTGGACCGATGGGAGGCCGAGGCCACAGCACTACGCCTGGCCTTGCAGTACAG TGAGCGCTGTGAGGAAGTGTTCGAGGTCCTGCTCGCTCTCCGGGAGGCAGACTCAGGAGCAGAAGTCCCCAAGAGTGATCTGGAGGCAGCTGAGAAGGAGGCTCAGAGGCTGCTAGCCCAAGAGGAGGCTGCCACGGATGGAGGGACACA CCCCAAGGGCAGCAGTGTGGACAAGCCCACACCACAGGAGGTGGCTGCCCAGCTCCAAGGCTGTGTCCAGCGTCTCCAGGAATGTCGTGCTCTGGTGAAGATTCCCCCAAAGCCAAGCTCCACCTTGGCACCCATGCCCACTGTACCCCATGCAGAAGCCCTGGTGCAGGCCATTGTGGGGACTcaacccagccctgccctgccctggctggagaaGATGCAGATCCAGCAGGACCTGGAGACCACGCGG GAGACACTGGAGGACCTGATGCTGAGGCTACAGCTGGTGCGGCGGGAGAAGCGGGGTCTGGAGCTGCAGGAGGCTGccctcagagcccagggcccagtCCACGTGCTCCTGCTGGAGCAGCTGCAGTGGGAGCGGGCACAGCTCCAGACTTGCGGGGCCAACAGCAGTGGTGGCGACAGTAGTGGCGGGAGCAGCGGAGATGAGGAGGCGTGGTCCCAG GGCTCTGCTCTCCCTGGTGGCAGCAGGGGCACTGATGGAGGCCAGGTGGGCAAAGTGCAGGATCCGGAGGAGCTAGCTCAAGAGCTGTCGGCCTCACTCACCCG GGCCCTGGGCCTGTGGCAGCAGCTGCAGTTTCTGCGGGAGGAGCTGGAACAGGTGGCTCAGAAGGGGCGAGCCAGACGTGCTCAGAGTGCCAAGCTGAACAGTGATTTATGTAAGGCTCACAG AGCCCTGGTCCTGGCCTTTAGAGGAGCCCAGCGGAAGCAGGAAGAGCAACGGCGGAAGCTGGAGCAGCAAGCGGCACTAATGCAGGCCAGACAGACAGAGGAGCTGGCTGTGCTAGAAGCCAGCATAAGAGTCCTGGGGAGGCCCAGgccaccccacccacacccccggCCAGGGGAGACCTTTCTGTAG
- the BABAM1 gene encoding BRISC and BRCA1-A complex member 1, translated as MEVAEPSSPTEEEEEEEEEEQSVEPRPRTRSNPEGAEDRALGAQASVGSRSEGEGEAASADDGTSNPLGAGPKPWQVPPPAPEVQVRTPRVNCPEKVIICLDLSEEMSLPKLESFNGSKTNALNVSQKMIEMFVRTKHKIDKSHEFALVVVNDDTAWLSGLTSDPRELCSCLYDLETASCSTFNMEGLFSLIQQKTELPVTENVQTIPPPYVIRTILVYSRPPCQPQFSLTEPMKKMFQCPYFFFDVVYIHNGTDEKEEEMSWKDMFAFMGSLDTKGTSYKYEVALAGPALELHNCMAKLLAHPLQRPCQSHASYSLLEEEEEATEVEATV; from the exons ATGGAGGTGGCAGAACCCAGCAGCCCCacggaggaagaagaggaggaggaggaagaggagcagtcAGTGGAACCAAGGCCCCGAACTCGCTCCAACCCTGAGGGGGCTGAGGACCGGGCACTGGGGGCTCAGGCCAGTGTGGGCAGCCGcagtgagggtgagggtgaggcaGCCAGTGCTGATGATGGGACATCCAACCCTCTGGGAGCTGGCCCCAAGCCTTGGCAGgtgcccccaccagcccctgagGTCCAGGTGCGAACACCAAGGGTCAACTGTCCAGAGAAGGTG ATCATCTGCCTGGACCTGTCGGAGGAAATGTCACTGCCAAAACTGGAGTCGTTCAACGG ctctaAAACCAACGCTCTCAATGTCTCCCAGAAGATGATTGAGATGTTTGTGCGGACAAAACACAAGATTGACAAAAGCCATGAGTTTGCACTGGTGGTGGTGAATGATGACACTGCCTGG TTGTCTggcctgacctctgacccccGTGAGCTCTGCAGCTGCCTCTACGACCTGGAGACAGCCTCCTGCTCCACCTTCA ACATGGAAGGTCTCTTCAGTCTCAT CCAACAGAAGACCGAGCTGCCAGTCACGGAGAATGTGCAGACCATCCCACCCCCATATGTGATCCGTACCATCCTTGTGTACAGCCGCCCGCCCTGCCAGCCCCAGTTCTCCCTGACAGAGCCCATGAAG AAAATGTTCCAGTGCCCATATTTCTTCTTCGATGTTGTTTACATCCACAATGGCACCGAcgagaaggaggaggagatgagCTGGAAG GACATGTTTGCCTTCATGGGCAGCCTGGATACCAAGGGCACCAGCTACAAGTATGAGGTGGCACTGGCTGGGCCCGCCCTCGAACTGCACAACTGTATGGCCAAGCTGTTGGCTCACCCACTGCAGCGGCCCTGCCAGAGCCATGCCTCCTACAgcctgctggaggaggaggaggaagccactGAGGTGGAGGCCACCGTCTGA
- the USHBP1 gene encoding Usher syndrome type-1C protein-binding protein 1 isoform X3: MSGRATRPRSRRGRHASPGELDPVAESSEEAEAASGSSELGPVPSQESCKPELLGPEAEESGHNLGSRTDKEADEDSSRGLAPALEGPHEPAGEAHQAPAAASQEQETVPSGPAAPDVFQTLQHVLSSLEAAAAAWRCQPLSCPGPMEVEGRIEGEPRLFLEQEGAGGFQREAAHLAERNAWLRLALGSRENELTHLQASLEAVQAEKETLQREVQELQDSLLRLEPFPLPSHSQVGGPGSASRRSEAAGEPWATQDPFSLAHPLLRRLQSDSSAQILGALPSQPLAPEMHVVEAQMEQLRGSIEKLKCFNRLLSAVLQGYKGQCEGLSMQLDRWEAEATALRLALQYSPKGSSVDKPTPQEVAAQLQGCVQRLQECRALVKIPPKPSSTLAPMPTVPHAEALVQAIVGTQPSPALPWLEKMQIQQDLETTRETLEDLMLRLQLVRREKRGLELQEAALRAQGPVHVLLLEQLQWERAQLQTCGANSSGGDSSGGSSGDEEAWSQGSALPGGSRGTDGGQVGKVQDPEELAQELSASLTRALGLWQQLQFLREELEQVAQKGRARRAQSAKLNSDLCKAHRALVLAFRGAQRKQEEQRRKLEQQAALMQARQTEELAVLEASIRVLGRPRPPHPHPRPGETFL; the protein is encoded by the exons ATGAGTGGGCGGGCCACACGGCCTCGGAGCCGGCGAGGGAGGCACGCTTCGCCT GGCGAGCTGGACCCTGTGGCAGAGAGCTCAGAGGAGGCTGAGGCGGCCAGCGGAAGCTCTGAGCTGGGCCCTGTGCCATCCCAGGAAAGCTGCAAGCCTGAGCTGCTGGGTCCTGAGGCAGAAGAGAGTGGGCACAACCTGGGTAGCAG AACTGACAAAGAGGCTGATGAGGACTCTAGCAGGGGACTGGCCCCAGCCCTCGAGGGGCCCCATGAACCTGCAGGAGAAGCCCACCAGgctccagcagcagcctcacaGGAACAGGAGACTGTCCCCTCTGGACCTGCGGCTCCCGATGTGTTTCAGACTCTCCAGCACGTTCTGAGCTCACTGGAGGCTGCGGCTGCTGCCTGGCGCTGCCAGCCCCTGAGCTGTCCAGGGCCAATGGAGGTGGAGGGCAGAATCGAGGGGGAACCAAGGCTCTTCCTGgagcaggagggggcggggggcttccAGCGGGAGGCAGCCCACCTGGCAGAGAGGAACGCCTGGCTGCGTTTGGCCCTGGGCAGCCGTGAGAATGAGCTAACCCACTTGCAGGCCTCTCTGGAGGCCGTCCAGGCAGAGAAGGAGACACTGCAGAGAGAG GTCCAGGAGCTTCAGGATTCCCTGCTGAGGCTGGAGCCCTTTCCGCTTCCCTCTCACAGCCAAGTTGGTGGCCCAGGCAGTGCTTCAAGGCGCTCTGAAGCTGCCGGGGAGCCCTGGGCCACTCAG gatcccttctccctggctcaccCTCTGCTCCGACGCCTCCAGAGTGATTCCAGTGCCCAGATCCTTGGGgctctccccagccagccccttGCCCCTGAGATGCACGTGGTGGAAGCTCAGATGGAGCAGCTCCGGGG GAGCATTGAGAAGCTCAAATGCTTTAACCGTCTGCTGTCGGCTGTGCTCCAGGGGTACAAGGGCCAGTGTGAGGGCCTCAGCATGCAGCTGGACCGATGGGAGGCCGAGGCCACAGCACTACGCCTGGCCTTGCAGTACAG CCCCAAGGGCAGCAGTGTGGACAAGCCCACACCACAGGAGGTGGCTGCCCAGCTCCAAGGCTGTGTCCAGCGTCTCCAGGAATGTCGTGCTCTGGTGAAGATTCCCCCAAAGCCAAGCTCCACCTTGGCACCCATGCCCACTGTACCCCATGCAGAAGCCCTGGTGCAGGCCATTGTGGGGACTcaacccagccctgccctgccctggctggagaaGATGCAGATCCAGCAGGACCTGGAGACCACGCGG GAGACACTGGAGGACCTGATGCTGAGGCTACAGCTGGTGCGGCGGGAGAAGCGGGGTCTGGAGCTGCAGGAGGCTGccctcagagcccagggcccagtCCACGTGCTCCTGCTGGAGCAGCTGCAGTGGGAGCGGGCACAGCTCCAGACTTGCGGGGCCAACAGCAGTGGTGGCGACAGTAGTGGCGGGAGCAGCGGAGATGAGGAGGCGTGGTCCCAG GGCTCTGCTCTCCCTGGTGGCAGCAGGGGCACTGATGGAGGCCAGGTGGGCAAAGTGCAGGATCCGGAGGAGCTAGCTCAAGAGCTGTCGGCCTCACTCACCCG GGCCCTGGGCCTGTGGCAGCAGCTGCAGTTTCTGCGGGAGGAGCTGGAACAGGTGGCTCAGAAGGGGCGAGCCAGACGTGCTCAGAGTGCCAAGCTGAACAGTGATTTATGTAAGGCTCACAG AGCCCTGGTCCTGGCCTTTAGAGGAGCCCAGCGGAAGCAGGAAGAGCAACGGCGGAAGCTGGAGCAGCAAGCGGCACTAATGCAGGCCAGACAGACAGAGGAGCTGGCTGTGCTAGAAGCCAGCATAAGAGTCCTGGGGAGGCCCAGgccaccccacccacacccccggCCAGGGGAGACCTTTCTGTAG
- the USHBP1 gene encoding Usher syndrome type-1C protein-binding protein 1 isoform X1 — protein sequence MSGRATRPRSRRGRHASPGELDPVAESSEEAEAASGSSELGPVPSQESCKPELLGPEAEESGHNLGSRTDKEADEDSSRGLAPALEGPHEPAGEAHQAPAAASQEQETVPSGPAAPDVFQTLQHVLSSLEAAAAAWRCQPLSCPGPMEVEGRIEGEPRLFLEQEGAGGFQREAAHLAERNAWLRLALGSRENELTHLQASLEAVQAEKETLQREVQELQDSLLRLEPFPLPSHSQVGGPGSASRRSEAAGEPWATQDPFSLAHPLLRRLQSDSSAQILGALPSQPLAPEMHVVEAQMEQLRGSIEKLKCFNRLLSAVLQGYKGQCEGLSMQLDRWEAEATALRLALQYSERCEEVFEVLLALREADSGAEVPKSDLEAAEKEAQRLLAQEEAATDGGTQWDSQPSPKGSSVDKPTPQEVAAQLQGCVQRLQECRALVKIPPKPSSTLAPMPTVPHAEALVQAIVGTQPSPALPWLEKMQIQQDLETTRETLEDLMLRLQLVRREKRGLELQEAALRAQGPVHVLLLEQLQWERAQLQTCGANSSGGDSSGGSSGDEEAWSQGSALPGGSRGTDGGQVGKVQDPEELAQELSASLTRALGLWQQLQFLREELEQVAQKGRARRAQSAKLNSDLCKAHRALVLAFRGAQRKQEEQRRKLEQQAALMQARQTEELAVLEASIRVLGRPRPPHPHPRPGETFL from the exons ATGAGTGGGCGGGCCACACGGCCTCGGAGCCGGCGAGGGAGGCACGCTTCGCCT GGCGAGCTGGACCCTGTGGCAGAGAGCTCAGAGGAGGCTGAGGCGGCCAGCGGAAGCTCTGAGCTGGGCCCTGTGCCATCCCAGGAAAGCTGCAAGCCTGAGCTGCTGGGTCCTGAGGCAGAAGAGAGTGGGCACAACCTGGGTAGCAG AACTGACAAAGAGGCTGATGAGGACTCTAGCAGGGGACTGGCCCCAGCCCTCGAGGGGCCCCATGAACCTGCAGGAGAAGCCCACCAGgctccagcagcagcctcacaGGAACAGGAGACTGTCCCCTCTGGACCTGCGGCTCCCGATGTGTTTCAGACTCTCCAGCACGTTCTGAGCTCACTGGAGGCTGCGGCTGCTGCCTGGCGCTGCCAGCCCCTGAGCTGTCCAGGGCCAATGGAGGTGGAGGGCAGAATCGAGGGGGAACCAAGGCTCTTCCTGgagcaggagggggcggggggcttccAGCGGGAGGCAGCCCACCTGGCAGAGAGGAACGCCTGGCTGCGTTTGGCCCTGGGCAGCCGTGAGAATGAGCTAACCCACTTGCAGGCCTCTCTGGAGGCCGTCCAGGCAGAGAAGGAGACACTGCAGAGAGAG GTCCAGGAGCTTCAGGATTCCCTGCTGAGGCTGGAGCCCTTTCCGCTTCCCTCTCACAGCCAAGTTGGTGGCCCAGGCAGTGCTTCAAGGCGCTCTGAAGCTGCCGGGGAGCCCTGGGCCACTCAG gatcccttctccctggctcaccCTCTGCTCCGACGCCTCCAGAGTGATTCCAGTGCCCAGATCCTTGGGgctctccccagccagccccttGCCCCTGAGATGCACGTGGTGGAAGCTCAGATGGAGCAGCTCCGGGG GAGCATTGAGAAGCTCAAATGCTTTAACCGTCTGCTGTCGGCTGTGCTCCAGGGGTACAAGGGCCAGTGTGAGGGCCTCAGCATGCAGCTGGACCGATGGGAGGCCGAGGCCACAGCACTACGCCTGGCCTTGCAGTACAG TGAGCGCTGTGAGGAAGTGTTCGAGGTCCTGCTCGCTCTCCGGGAGGCAGACTCAGGAGCAGAAGTCCCCAAGAGTGATCTGGAGGCAGCTGAGAAGGAGGCTCAGAGGCTGCTAGCCCAAGAGGAGGCTGCCACGGATGGAGGGACACAGTGGGACTCTCAGCCAAG CCCCAAGGGCAGCAGTGTGGACAAGCCCACACCACAGGAGGTGGCTGCCCAGCTCCAAGGCTGTGTCCAGCGTCTCCAGGAATGTCGTGCTCTGGTGAAGATTCCCCCAAAGCCAAGCTCCACCTTGGCACCCATGCCCACTGTACCCCATGCAGAAGCCCTGGTGCAGGCCATTGTGGGGACTcaacccagccctgccctgccctggctggagaaGATGCAGATCCAGCAGGACCTGGAGACCACGCGG GAGACACTGGAGGACCTGATGCTGAGGCTACAGCTGGTGCGGCGGGAGAAGCGGGGTCTGGAGCTGCAGGAGGCTGccctcagagcccagggcccagtCCACGTGCTCCTGCTGGAGCAGCTGCAGTGGGAGCGGGCACAGCTCCAGACTTGCGGGGCCAACAGCAGTGGTGGCGACAGTAGTGGCGGGAGCAGCGGAGATGAGGAGGCGTGGTCCCAG GGCTCTGCTCTCCCTGGTGGCAGCAGGGGCACTGATGGAGGCCAGGTGGGCAAAGTGCAGGATCCGGAGGAGCTAGCTCAAGAGCTGTCGGCCTCACTCACCCG GGCCCTGGGCCTGTGGCAGCAGCTGCAGTTTCTGCGGGAGGAGCTGGAACAGGTGGCTCAGAAGGGGCGAGCCAGACGTGCTCAGAGTGCCAAGCTGAACAGTGATTTATGTAAGGCTCACAG AGCCCTGGTCCTGGCCTTTAGAGGAGCCCAGCGGAAGCAGGAAGAGCAACGGCGGAAGCTGGAGCAGCAAGCGGCACTAATGCAGGCCAGACAGACAGAGGAGCTGGCTGTGCTAGAAGCCAGCATAAGAGTCCTGGGGAGGCCCAGgccaccccacccacacccccggCCAGGGGAGACCTTTCTGTAG
- the USHBP1 gene encoding Usher syndrome type-1C protein-binding protein 1 isoform X4, protein MSGRATRPRSRRGRHASPGELDPVAESSEEAEAASGSSELGPVPSQESCKPELLGPEAEESGHNLGSRTDKEADEDSSRGLAPALEGPHEPAGEAHQAPAAASQEQETVPSGPAAPDVFQTLQHVLSSLEAAAAAWRCQPLSCPGPMEVEGRIEGEPRLFLEQEGAGGFQREAAHLAERNAWLRLALGSRENELTHLQASLEAVQAEKETLQREVQELQDSLLRLEPFPLPSHSQVGGPGSASRRSEAAGEPWATQDPFSLAHPLLRRLQSDSSAQILGALPSQPLAPEMHVVEAQMEQLRGSIEKLKCFNRLLSAVLQGYKGQCEGLSMQLDRWEAEATALRLALQYSERCEEVFEVLLALREADSGAEVPKSDLEAAEKEAQRLLAQEEAATDGGTQWDSQPSPKGSSVDKPTPQEVAAQLQGCVQRLQECRALVKIPPKPSSTLAPMPTVPHAEALVQAIVGTQPSPALPWLEKMQIQQDLETTRETLEDLMLRLQLVRREKRGLELQEAALRAQGPVHVLLLEQLQWERAQLQTCGANSSGGDSSGGSSGDEEAWSQGSALPGGSRGTDGGQVGKVQDPEELAQELSASLTRALGLWQQLQFLREELEQVAQKGRARRAQSAKLNSDL, encoded by the exons ATGAGTGGGCGGGCCACACGGCCTCGGAGCCGGCGAGGGAGGCACGCTTCGCCT GGCGAGCTGGACCCTGTGGCAGAGAGCTCAGAGGAGGCTGAGGCGGCCAGCGGAAGCTCTGAGCTGGGCCCTGTGCCATCCCAGGAAAGCTGCAAGCCTGAGCTGCTGGGTCCTGAGGCAGAAGAGAGTGGGCACAACCTGGGTAGCAG AACTGACAAAGAGGCTGATGAGGACTCTAGCAGGGGACTGGCCCCAGCCCTCGAGGGGCCCCATGAACCTGCAGGAGAAGCCCACCAGgctccagcagcagcctcacaGGAACAGGAGACTGTCCCCTCTGGACCTGCGGCTCCCGATGTGTTTCAGACTCTCCAGCACGTTCTGAGCTCACTGGAGGCTGCGGCTGCTGCCTGGCGCTGCCAGCCCCTGAGCTGTCCAGGGCCAATGGAGGTGGAGGGCAGAATCGAGGGGGAACCAAGGCTCTTCCTGgagcaggagggggcggggggcttccAGCGGGAGGCAGCCCACCTGGCAGAGAGGAACGCCTGGCTGCGTTTGGCCCTGGGCAGCCGTGAGAATGAGCTAACCCACTTGCAGGCCTCTCTGGAGGCCGTCCAGGCAGAGAAGGAGACACTGCAGAGAGAG GTCCAGGAGCTTCAGGATTCCCTGCTGAGGCTGGAGCCCTTTCCGCTTCCCTCTCACAGCCAAGTTGGTGGCCCAGGCAGTGCTTCAAGGCGCTCTGAAGCTGCCGGGGAGCCCTGGGCCACTCAG gatcccttctccctggctcaccCTCTGCTCCGACGCCTCCAGAGTGATTCCAGTGCCCAGATCCTTGGGgctctccccagccagccccttGCCCCTGAGATGCACGTGGTGGAAGCTCAGATGGAGCAGCTCCGGGG GAGCATTGAGAAGCTCAAATGCTTTAACCGTCTGCTGTCGGCTGTGCTCCAGGGGTACAAGGGCCAGTGTGAGGGCCTCAGCATGCAGCTGGACCGATGGGAGGCCGAGGCCACAGCACTACGCCTGGCCTTGCAGTACAG TGAGCGCTGTGAGGAAGTGTTCGAGGTCCTGCTCGCTCTCCGGGAGGCAGACTCAGGAGCAGAAGTCCCCAAGAGTGATCTGGAGGCAGCTGAGAAGGAGGCTCAGAGGCTGCTAGCCCAAGAGGAGGCTGCCACGGATGGAGGGACACAGTGGGACTCTCAGCCAAG CCCCAAGGGCAGCAGTGTGGACAAGCCCACACCACAGGAGGTGGCTGCCCAGCTCCAAGGCTGTGTCCAGCGTCTCCAGGAATGTCGTGCTCTGGTGAAGATTCCCCCAAAGCCAAGCTCCACCTTGGCACCCATGCCCACTGTACCCCATGCAGAAGCCCTGGTGCAGGCCATTGTGGGGACTcaacccagccctgccctgccctggctggagaaGATGCAGATCCAGCAGGACCTGGAGACCACGCGG GAGACACTGGAGGACCTGATGCTGAGGCTACAGCTGGTGCGGCGGGAGAAGCGGGGTCTGGAGCTGCAGGAGGCTGccctcagagcccagggcccagtCCACGTGCTCCTGCTGGAGCAGCTGCAGTGGGAGCGGGCACAGCTCCAGACTTGCGGGGCCAACAGCAGTGGTGGCGACAGTAGTGGCGGGAGCAGCGGAGATGAGGAGGCGTGGTCCCAG GGCTCTGCTCTCCCTGGTGGCAGCAGGGGCACTGATGGAGGCCAGGTGGGCAAAGTGCAGGATCCGGAGGAGCTAGCTCAAGAGCTGTCGGCCTCACTCACCCG GGCCCTGGGCCTGTGGCAGCAGCTGCAGTTTCTGCGGGAGGAGCTGGAACAGGTGGCTCAGAAGGGGCGAGCCAGACGTGCTCAGAGTGCCAAGCTGAACAGTGATTTAT AG